From the Chryseobacterium sp. G0201 genome, the window TTTGTGATAAATATACTATAGCTTCTTGTTAATACATTATGGTTTTCCGTAATAATCTCAATTTCATTAATACTAAACTTCTATCAATTCAAAAATTTTATAGTTACATTTATCTTAAAAGTGTTCTTAAGCTATCTACAGAAGTTTTTACAGTTTTATCATTCATTAGATCTTCCACTAAGAATATTGGTGCATTACTAGTTGATAAATGTATAAATGCCATTTCCTCAAAACTTAAATCTTCAATATGCTTTGATCGAAATTGTGTAGGAGCTATCATGTTAAAAGTTATTAGTAATTATTTCAAATATACGAGAAATTTCTTTTAATCATTTATAGTTTGAACGACATACAACTTACAATTTTCTGTTTTTTTTATATTTTACTTATACATATTTGTAGTCATATTCGGAGCATATATCCAATCTTACTTTATTATATCTTTTCTAAATCATATTTCATTAAATCATCCAAATCTTTTAATAGAGGATTCATTTCGAGAAACTTTTTGAACAATCTTTTTTTAGTTACCCCCCATTTGTACTTGTTCTTCATCAAGATCTTGCAGTAATTCAGTTTTTAATTTAGTATAATAAGACTGAACAGTCTTTGGATCTTTAATAGCTACTTTCGCCACGCTTTTTATAGTCATTTTTCCATGTAAACTAAAATCCCAATTTTTCATTATTTCTAAAAGCTCTGATTGAGTTTTATTTGTTCTGTCCTGATGAACTTTTTTAATATTCAATCGCCTTTTTTCAGTTGGTGTAAAATTTTTAGATGCATCATAAATAAACCTCCTTTCAGCATTCGGGATAGGTTCAACATCATTTAGGTTTTGATAAATCTTTGCTATTGTTGTCTCAATTTCACTGTTTTCAAGGGGCGGACTCATTTTACCATAGTTAACTGCGTACAAATATTTTAGTATCAAATCTTTTTCTGCTGCTTTATTCAAAGCAATTAACTGATATGCTATGCTTTTTAGGATATTTTCCCTTTCTCCTTCTAAAATTTTTCTGAATGGCACATATATTAATGAATATTCGAGTTTAGTCGTAATTCTACAAATGATTCTGCCATAAAAAGATTGAATTCGAAAGGAGCCTTGTACTTTATAGTTACCTGGTTTTAAATTGTCAAAGCTTCTATCGTATAATCTTCTTCTCATTTTCCATACAGTCCCATTTATCATACCGTTCCATGGCTCATCATAATAGTAATCCATCTGCGTTGCTTTCGCCTCCAATCTTGTCTGAGACTTCATTGTAAAATAATCTGTTCCAGAAAAGACCCATCTATCCTGAAGATCAGGATCTGATAGTATATCCCCCACTAAATCAAAACCTGCATCTCTAAAACCTACCTTTAATAAATAGATAGGATGCGGACAAGGATGCATAATATTGACGTTGAAAATATTTCCAGATCCATCAATGTAGTTTCTTTTCATTTTAGGAAGATTATTCTCAACTATACTATCATTAAAATATCCGTCAAAACTATCCCATATATCGTCAGAACCATATTTTTTGGTGAAAATTCTCGGAAAATTATAATTTGTTTGTGGCCATTTTTTCAGTACAATACCTTCCGCAAATGAATAGATATCACCGACAATTTTTTTATAGATGGAACAGCTTATTTCATATTCGCCCTCAAGAGGAAGATTTGAATTGGATATAAGAGGAGATTTTTCTTCTAAAACAATCCTTCAGTAGTTAAGTATTTCAATACATCTGTACTCATAATTATTTTTGTACAAATTTTGACAATTGCGAGCAATTGCTGTGTTACATTAAAAAAGCCTGTTAAAATAACAGGCTTCATTTTTATGCATCTTTCAATTTCCTGAGCAGATCAGGATGTTTGCACAATAATCTTAAAATCTTTCTGCTTGCAATGTGAAATTCTGATCTCAATAATTTTTCTTCCTGTGACAGATCTCCCGATTGTAAATTAGCATCTTCGAAAACATGAAAGATCATATCTTCCAATTCTTCAGGAGAATTTCCGATAATTAAATTTTGAAGTAATGTATAAACTTCGTTTTCAGCTTTAGCAGGTTGCATTAGTTCTTTTCTCATGATTTAAATCAAATTTTCGTGAGTAATAAGAACGAACAAGTTTGATATATGCTAATACAAAATTGCGCTGTATAACGTGGGTGGTAGTTTTATTTGTGTCCAAGGTTAAGTTCTTTCAATTCAAAATAGCATTTTTCACAAACAATTTTCATATCTGAATATGCCATTAAATTATCATTCCATTCTTCTTCTTTCTGTCTTATTAGTTCACAATCGTTACACCAAGCCCATAAATCATCACCTTCTTCTAGCGCCATGTTTTCCTGAGTTTGAAATAATTCTTCAAAACCAACTTTTTTTTCGCTGAGAATGTGTTTGCAAGTGAATGCTATTCTGTTTAATTTATGCTTACAACATTCTACGTAATTATCTTCCATAATTATGAATTAAATTATCTAACTTAATTTCGTTGTCGACCAGTTCTGTTATAACTAAAAACATTTTCAATTCTATGCAATACAACATAGTCAAAAAATTACCGCCAACGGTTTGGGGCTTTGCGATGGTAGGGCAATCGAAGAACTGTCGTTGAACTTTACAGTTTCGCCCCACTATTGCAAAACCGATGTTAGTGGCAGTTTTATTAATATGTTCTGCTTTCACCATCATTTGGAATAAATATTTTTTCAGAAAGTCCAATTTTTGAAATTTCATTTTTTAATTGATCTCGTGTTGTCGGGCAATGATTTACGGCTTCTAGATGATTTGCGATTACTTGATTTGGTGCATTTTTCACAAATTTCAAAATATCGTCCATTCTCATTAATAATGGTTGAAAAATATCTAATTGAGCCGTTCCACAAGCCACAACTGAAATTTCAGGTTTCAATTGTGTCAAAACGTTGTGTACGTCTTCTGTATAGATAGTATCAGCACTTAAATAAATAGACTTTTCATTTGGTAACTCAATATAAAAGCCCATTACATTTCCCATTGGTTTTGCTACAAATCCGTATCCGTGTATTGCTGGAATGCCTTGTATTTTACCATCAAAAAGAGGACTTTCTTTCCAATAATTAACTGTTTGAGATACATTTAATCCTTTTTTTCGCAATGTTTCTTCGTCCTTTATGCTACAAATAATAGGAATTTGTTTTGAGCGAAGAAAATTCTCTGCTTCTTTGTCTAAATGGTCTGGGTGTAAATGCGTTATTAAGCAATGGGTCGTCTTTTCGACTATGTGAATTGCATTATTTGGTAAATCTACAATAGGATTTCGTTGTGGCTTAAAACGGAAAAGGGTAAATGGTGGACTAGCAGTTCCTTTTTTTCCAAGCATTCGGTCTACTAAAATTACTTTTTCTCCGGTTTCAATTACCAAAGTTGCATTTCGCAAATAATGTACAGCATCCAATAAAGAAAAATGTAGATAATCAATCTTTTCTTCAATCAATTTGTCCATTAGAATGAATGTTTCTGGAAGTCCATAAATCTTTTGAGGCATTTCTTCTGGAGAAATTCTGTAACCGATTACGAAAGGATTATGAGCATATTCTGAAACTACTTTTTTCACTTCTCGAACAATTTCCAGACTAAGTCTTAATCGATTTTCTAGAGAACCTCCCCTTTGGTCATTTCTTTTATTGAAAAAAAGGAGAGATGAAATTCTGAAGTAAAAACCCGTGTGCTCAGTGAATTTCAACACCGTCAAAACCTGCTACGATTGATCTTATGGTAGTTTCTCCAAATGCTTTGATAGTAGAGAAATCACAATTCTATTTTTTAAACTAATTCCTTTATCAAATGTTAAAGGAGAGAATAATTTATTATATTTATTCATTACTTAAAATTCTTTTTTTACTAAATATTACCAGTCTTGCAAAGTTGGGCTGATAACAATATCATTCACGCTAACATTAGAGTCCTGTCGAGGTCAATTAATGAGACAACTAATAAATAGTTGTCTCATTTTTTTATCCATAAATATCTCTTTATCAAATTTTAAACAAAAAAATCCCAAATGAACGGGATTTTAATTTTTCATATTTACATTTATTTTATCTCTACAGGAACTGAGATTTTATCCCAATCCATTGTAAATCCATTACTGTTTATTTTATAAACTAAAGTTTCCTGTGTTGCTTGTAAAGCTTTTGTTTTAACATCAACACGTAAAGCATCTTTAGCTTCTTCGTATTTATAAGCGCCCCATTGTTTTGGCTCCTTGTTAAAAATCGCAGTCCAGGTTCCGGTTTCTTTAGGGATTAAGAAAAAGCTATATTTACCTGCAGAAAGCTTTTTACCCTGAACGGTAATGTCTTTATCGGTTTCGAAAGTCGTTGCTTCATTGGCTCCCGCACGCCAAACTTTACCATAAGCTTCTAAACCACCCCATATTGTACGCCCTTTAACTGAAGGACTGCTATAGGCAATTGTAATGGTTGCGTCTTTAATTTTTCCCGTTGCAGTAGCCGCAGGGCTGGCTGGTTTTTTAGTTTCCTGTGCAAATGCATTAAAGGAGATTGCCATTGTTGCAACAAGTACGGTTGCAGATTTAATCATTGTTTTCATAATATTTTTTGTTTATTGTTGTTCGTTTACGAATTTACTGCTTTCGGCTTATAAAACAATAACCCGATTGTCGAAAATATAATTACTGCCGCTGCCCCGATTACGTTTAGCCAAAGGAAAGAAACGATATCGAACTGATAAACGGCAATTACAGCAATTTCTGATAAGATTGCAGAAATAAATACAATCGCTCCGTTGACTTTTTTATAGTAAAATGCGACAAGAAAAATCCCCAATATCGGACCGTAGAAAAGAGAACCTAATACATTGACCGCTTCAATAAGGGAACCCATCTGAGTGGCAAACATAGCTACGCCGATTGAGAAAATACCCCAAGCCAAAGTGTGCAGTCGACTGTACTTCAATTCGGTTTCATCATCAGGAATTTCTTTTTTAAATATCAAATGAACATCTTTTAATGAGCAAGCGGCAAGGGAATTCAGCGCTGCGGAAATTGAACCCCAGCTGGCCAGAAAAATGACGGCGAACAGTAAACCTATCATTCCTACAGGCAGGGTATTTTTTACGAAATAAAGGAAAATATAATTGGTATCCGTTTTCTCCGCGTTGTAGTTTGAATTATTGATTGCTTCTTCTACCCTTCCGTGCAAGTCTTTTACCTGAGTTTGTGTGTTTTTAAAATCCTCTATTCTTTCTTTAAGTTGTGGAGATTGAGTTTCTTTCAATTGTAAAATTTCTTTCGATTCTTCGTTAAATTTTACTTGCAGATTCTGATGCTCTTTTTCAAAAATCGAAGCCTGTTCAGGTTGTGTTTCCTTTAGATGTTGATAAGAGCGTTCGTTAAAATAAATCGGAGCCGGTTTTAGAGAAAAGAAAGCGAAAAGCAAAGCACCGATCAGGAGAATAGCAAATTGCATCGGAATTTTAACCAATCCGTTCAACAGCAAGCCCATTTTTGCATTGGTATTGTCTTTCGCAGTAATATATCTCCCAACCTGACTCTGATCCGTACCGAAGTAAGAAAGTGCCAGAAAAAAACCACCAATTAGCCCGCTCCAAATATTGTATTTGTCTTTCCAATCGAATTCTGTGGTGATGACATTGAGCTTTCCGGATTTTCCTGCCAAATAAAGCGCATCTTTAAAACCAATTCCATTCGGCATATTTTGAATAAGTAAATACCCTGCAAAAGCCATTGTTCCCAGAATAATGAGAAACTGTAATTTTTGGGTGTGAGCGATTGCTTTTGCTCCGCCGACATAGGTATAAATCAACAGAATACCCCCTGTTAAAACATTGGTTAAGTAAATATTCCAGTTTAAAACGCTTGACAGGATGATACTCGGAGCGTAAATGCTGATACCTGTTGATAAGCCTCTCGAAAAAAGAAAAAGCAGTGAAGTAAGTACCCTTGTTTTTTTATCAAAACGGTTCTCCAGATATTCATAGGCCGTGTAAACATTTAAGCGCTGAAAAATTGGGATGAAAGTGATACAAATAACAATCATCGCCAAAGGCAAACCAAAGTAATACTGAACGAAACGCATCCCGTCTGTATACGCCTGACCAGGTGCCGAAAGAAATGTGATGGCACTAGCCTGCGTAGCCATAATACCGATCAGCACAATGTACCAAGGCATCTTGTTATCTGCTTTAAGGTATGATTCGTTGCTTTTTTGGCCACGACCGATGAATACGCCGTAAACCACTACTGCAACCAATGTAAAAATAAGAACTGTCCAATCTATAGTACTCATGCCCAAAATTTAGTAAACAAATAATAAAATGCGATCTGCAATACTAATGCAACTGCTAATAGTATGTACCAAATATTCCAATTTTTAAGTTGATTTTTCATCAGTTTTTCTGTGCAGATAAAAAGTTTAAAAATAAACGTGCCGCCCCAACATTTCCTGCAGGCAGCTGTCTGAAAAATGCCAACGGAGTATAAATAAAATTACCCTTCCCGTATTTGGCATATAAAGTTGATCCCTGCAAAGGCTGTTCACCTGTATCGTGCATTTCAAAAAGTGGTTCATACGCTGCATCCCATTGATCAGGGAAATAGGCGCCACGCTCCTGTACCCAACCTTTAAAATCATCCGCAGTAATTTTGTTCGGAAAGTTCAGTAATTTATGATTAGGATTTAAA encodes:
- a CDS encoding MBL fold metallo-hydrolase; protein product: MLKFTEHTGFYFRISSLLFFNKRNDQRGGSLENRLRLSLEIVREVKKVVSEYAHNPFVIGYRISPEEMPQKIYGLPETFILMDKLIEEKIDYLHFSLLDAVHYLRNATLVIETGEKVILVDRMLGKKGTASPPFTLFRFKPQRNPIVDLPNNAIHIVEKTTHCLITHLHPDHLDKEAENFLRSKQIPIICSIKDEETLRKKGLNVSQTVNYWKESPLFDGKIQGIPAIHGYGFVAKPMGNVMGFYIELPNEKSIYLSADTIYTEDVHNVLTQLKPEISVVACGTAQLDIFQPLLMRMDDILKFVKNAPNQVIANHLEAVNHCPTTRDQLKNEISKIGLSEKIFIPNDGESRTY
- a CDS encoding DUF2911 domain-containing protein, with the translated sequence MKTMIKSATVLVATMAISFNAFAQETKKPASPAATATGKIKDATITIAYSSPSVKGRTIWGGLEAYGKVWRAGANEATTFETDKDITVQGKKLSAGKYSFFLIPKETGTWTAIFNKEPKQWGAYKYEEAKDALRVDVKTKALQATQETLVYKINSNGFTMDWDKISVPVEIK
- a CDS encoding sodium:solute symporter → MSTIDWTVLIFTLVAVVVYGVFIGRGQKSNESYLKADNKMPWYIVLIGIMATQASAITFLSAPGQAYTDGMRFVQYYFGLPLAMIVICITFIPIFQRLNVYTAYEYLENRFDKKTRVLTSLLFLFSRGLSTGISIYAPSIILSSVLNWNIYLTNVLTGGILLIYTYVGGAKAIAHTQKLQFLIILGTMAFAGYLLIQNMPNGIGFKDALYLAGKSGKLNVITTEFDWKDKYNIWSGLIGGFFLALSYFGTDQSQVGRYITAKDNTNAKMGLLLNGLVKIPMQFAILLIGALLFAFFSLKPAPIYFNERSYQHLKETQPEQASIFEKEHQNLQVKFNEESKEILQLKETQSPQLKERIEDFKNTQTQVKDLHGRVEEAINNSNYNAEKTDTNYIFLYFVKNTLPVGMIGLLFAVIFLASWGSISAALNSLAACSLKDVHLIFKKEIPDDETELKYSRLHTLAWGIFSIGVAMFATQMGSLIEAVNVLGSLFYGPILGIFLVAFYYKKVNGAIVFISAILSEIAVIAVYQFDIVSFLWLNVIGAAAVIIFSTIGLLFYKPKAVNS